GACCTTCCACGTGGCCCGCGAGCACCTCGTGCGCGTCGCACGGACCCTGCGCGACGACCCGGCCCTGCGCTTCGAGCTCTGCACCGGCGTCAGCGGGGTCCACTTCCCCGGGGACAAGGGCCGCGAACTGCACGCCGTCTACCACCTGCGCTCGCTCACCCACGGGCGGATCCTGCGCCTGGAGGTGTCCGTCCCGGACGCCGACCGGCACCTGCCGTCGCTCGTCGAGGTCTATCCGACCAACGACTGGCACGAGCGCGAGGCGTACGACTTCTTCGGCCTGATCTTCGACGGCCACCCGGCCCTCACCCGAATCATGATGCCGGACGACTGGCAGGGGTTCCCCCAGCGCAAGGACTACCCGCTCGGTGGCATCGCCATCGAGTACAAGGGCGCCCAGATCCCGGCTCCCGACCAGAGGAGGTCGTACAGCTGATGTCCACGTCCAACCACGCCTCCTCCAGGGAGACCACCGAGGGCCTCGTCTACACCGTCACCGGTGGCGACTGGGACGAGATCGTCCAGTCGGCGGCCCGCGCGGACGACGAGCGGATCGTCGTCAACATGGGCCCCCAGCACCCCTCCACCCACGGCGTGCTCCGCCTGATCCTGGAGATCGACGGCGAGACCGTCACCGAGGCCCGCTGCGGCATCGGGTACCTCCACACCGGCATCGAGAAGAACCTCGAATTCCGGAACTGGACGCAGGGCACCACCTTCGTGACGCGCATGGACTACCTGACGCCGTTCTTCAACGAGACCGCGTACTGCCTGGGCGTCGAGAAGCTGCTCGGCATCACCGAGCAGATCCCGGACCGCGCCACCGTCATCCGCGTCCTGCTGATGGAACTCAACCGGCTCTCCTCCCACCTGGTGTGCATCGCCACCGGCGGCATGGAGCTGGGCGCGACCACGATCATGATCTACGGGTTCCGCGACCGCGAGCTGATCCTCGACGTGTTCGAGCTGATCACCGGCCTGCGGATGAACCACGCGTTCATCCGCCCCGGCGGACTGGCCCAGGACCTGCCCCCGGGCGCCATGGACCAGCTGCGCGACTTCGTGAAGACCATGAAGAAGAACCTGCCGGAGTACGACAAGCTCGCCACCGGCAACCCCATCTTCAAGGCCCGCATGCAGGACGTCGGCTACCTCGACCTGACCGGCTGCATGGCGCTCGGCGCCACCGGCCCGATCCTGCGCTCCGCCGGCCTCCCGCACGACCTGCGCAAGACGGACCCGTACTGCGGCTACGAGACCTACGAGTTCGACGTGCCGACCACCGAGTCCTGCGACTCCTACGGCCGGTTCCTGGTCCGCCTGGAGGAGATGCGCCAGTCGCTGCGGATCGTCGAGCAGTGCCTGGAACGCCTGGAGCCGGGCCCGGTCATGGTCGCCGACAAGAAGATCGCCTGGCCGGCGCAG
This region of Streptomyces sp. NBC_00513 genomic DNA includes:
- a CDS encoding NADH-quinone oxidoreductase subunit C — its product is MSDDPAVHNGNGSGDGNNVPAPRGTTGPEVIGVRKGMFGAAAGGDTSGYGGLVRTVAMPGATSRPYGSWFDEVADEFEGALEEQGLVPGHAIEKTVVDRGELTFHVAREHLVRVARTLRDDPALRFELCTGVSGVHFPGDKGRELHAVYHLRSLTHGRILRLEVSVPDADRHLPSLVEVYPTNDWHEREAYDFFGLIFDGHPALTRIMMPDDWQGFPQRKDYPLGGIAIEYKGAQIPAPDQRRSYS
- a CDS encoding NADH-quinone oxidoreductase subunit D → MSTSNHASSRETTEGLVYTVTGGDWDEIVQSAARADDERIVVNMGPQHPSTHGVLRLILEIDGETVTEARCGIGYLHTGIEKNLEFRNWTQGTTFVTRMDYLTPFFNETAYCLGVEKLLGITEQIPDRATVIRVLLMELNRLSSHLVCIATGGMELGATTIMIYGFRDRELILDVFELITGLRMNHAFIRPGGLAQDLPPGAMDQLRDFVKTMKKNLPEYDKLATGNPIFKARMQDVGYLDLTGCMALGATGPILRSAGLPHDLRKTDPYCGYETYEFDVPTTESCDSYGRFLVRLEEMRQSLRIVEQCLERLEPGPVMVADKKIAWPAQLAMGPDGLGNSLDHIRNIMGTSMEALIHHFKLVTEGFRVPAGQVYAAVESPKGELGVHVVSDGGTRPYRVHFRDPSFTNLQAMAAMCEGGQIADVIVAVASIDPVMGGVDR